The Pseudomonas fluorescens genome segment TGGTCGACCTTGTGCTGGTCTTCCTTGTCCAGATAAGCCTTGTCGGCCTTGTCCAGGTAATCACTGGCGTCCTTGGTTTCCAGCGCCGCGACTTTGCTCGCCTGCGGGTTGGCCTGCAGGCCGGCGTAGTTGGTGCGTGCCTGTTCCAGGTTCGGGTTCGGCGGCGTCGAGCAGGCAGCCAGGGCAACGCTTGCGGCCAGGAGAGCGGGGATCATCAGTTGTTTACGCATAATCGTTCGTCCTTTCTATCGATAAGAGATTCAGCCTTGCGGTCGGGATGCGCGCTTACTGCACGGTGCGCTGACTTTCCTGACGCAGTTCCTGAACACCTTTCTGGGAGTCCTTCACCGCCTGTTCGGCCTTCATCGCCTGGGCCTTGCGTTCGGCAACACGGGCGTCCCACTCGGCTTGCTCGGCGAGGGTACGGGCCTCGTCATACTTTTTGTCGTGCATGGCAATTTCGGCTTGTTTGAGCTTGTCCTGTGCCTGCTTCATTTCCACGGCGGCGAATTCGGTACCGCCGGCACTGACTGCGCTGTTGACCGCCGATTGAGTCACGGCGTACTGCTCGGTCGGTGGATTGCCGGCGCAACCGGCCAGCACGAAGCTGGTGCCGATGGCCAGGGCGGCCAGTTTCAGACCGCGCAGGTGGGAGAACGAGGTTTGGGTCTTCATGGTCTTCAACTCCATTGGTTAACTCCTTGGA includes the following:
- a CDS encoding DUF4398 domain-containing protein; amino-acid sequence: MELKTMKTQTSFSHLRGLKLAALAIGTSFVLAGCAGNPPTEQYAVTQSAVNSAVSAGGTEFAAVEMKQAQDKLKQAEIAMHDKKYDEARTLAEQAEWDARVAERKAQAMKAEQAVKDSQKGVQELRQESQRTVQ